Within Candidatus Chlorohelix allophototropha, the genomic segment ATCGGCTTGCTGGCAGACCTCATCAGTCGCAATCGCCGCTTGATAGAAGATTCGCTCTTTCGTGTCAAGCGCATTGAACTGGACATGATAAAGCAACGCGAGCGAGAGGAAGATTTGCTGGCAGAAATTAAGGCGCTAAGAGCAGATTTAAAAGTCGAAGCCTCCGCGCCAAACCCGCTTAAAAGTGAAAGCCATCACCACCTAACACAGGTGGAAGAGATAATAATCGAAGATGTGGTTTCGGGAAAGAGTTGACCCTTAATCGGGCGAACCGTCACTTTCCAACGCCAATCCGTAATATTCCCGCGCTTCTGCTGCCACAAAAAGCGACCCGGTAACGCAAATCAGGTCGTTCTTTCCGGCGAGTTTATGCGCCTCCTCAAGCGCCATTGCTATGTTTTGTACCAATTCCGGTGCTTGAGGATTATCACTAAAACCCCTGTCTCTTAGCATAGTAGGCACAGCCGCACGCGGATGCCGTGAGCGGGTCAGGATAAAGCTCACCGGAGCAGTAAAACGGCGCAATTCCCGAAAAACTCCTTCTATATCCTTGTCGGATGAACTGCCGACCACAAATACCAGCTTTTCAAAGTTGAAAGTACTTGCCAACGCCTCCCGCAAACGCGCTGCGCTTTCGGCGTTATGCGCCCCATCTGCTATGACCAGCGGCTTATTGGACATATCTTGTAGAACTTCAAGACGCGCTTCCCAGTGGGTTTTCTCAAATCCGGCTTTTATCGCGCCTGTAGTAATCCGCAACCCCTTTGGGCTTTGCGCTTGCAACAATAATGCGCCAAATGCCAGCGCAGCGTTGGCGTATTGATGCGCCCCCCGCAGTAACAAACGCACCTCTATTTGAGCATTATTAGCGGGCGCTGACAGAATAATAGGCTCTACAGGCTTTATTCGCTCACTAGTTATGTCAACTGAATCAGTAGCATTGAACGTAAAATCTTCGCCTACCCGATACAGCTTTGCGCCTTGTTCCCGGCTGATACTCTCGATTACTGCCATTGCTTCGGGCGGTTGCGCTGCGCTGATTACTAATCCCCCCGGCTTGATGATACCCGCTTTCTCAGCCGCGATTTTAGCAAGGGTGTCGCCCAACACTTCAACATGGTCGTAGGAAATTGAGCTAATCACCGAAAGCAGCGGCGTAACCACATTTACCGCATCCAGCCTACCCCCCAAGCCCACTTCCAGAACCGCAATATCTACTCCCCCATCCGCGAAATGCTGCAAGGCAAGCGCAGTGCCAAGCTCGTAGGTAGTAATCCGCCCGATGCTCGCTTCTGCCTCCAGCGTTTGCTCCACGTAAGGCTTGAGACGTTCTACCAGCGTCACCACTTCCTCGCGACTGATTAACGCGCCATCCACCCGGATTCGCTCGCGGTAAGTGTGCAAGTGCGGTTGGCTATACAGCCCCACCCGGTAGCCTGCCTCTTGCAAAGCCGAAGCGCACAATACCGCCGTTGAACCCTTCCCTTTGGTTCCGGCAATCATAATAGAAGGATAATTGGCTTGGGGATTACCAAGCAATTCCAACAAATAGGCAATCCGTTCAAGGTTGTAAGCGGCAGGATTAGCGGCAGGCATTCCGCTTTTCTCGTAGTTGATGAAGCTATAAAGATAATCCAGAGCTTGCTGGTAGTTCACGTTTTCAATCCTTCAGTTTGAATACAGCCATATTTTTCTGGTCGAACTTCTCAAGGTAAGTTTCCTGCGGCTGGAATACTTTGCGCCCTTCCAGTTCCAGAAGGTCGTTCAGGCTAGGATACCATGTGGGCAGCATGGCAAAATAATTTACCCCATCGGCGCGCACTCGCTTCAAGATTTCAGACTGGTTTAGCACAATCGGGATGTAGGCGGGCGTAACCAACCCGGCTGTATCCACAATGCGCCGTCCGCTAAAGTAACCGATTGCCCCAATATCATGGGTTGCCACTATCGCCCCGGTGGGAGTGTTATCGTGCAGCCATTTGCCCACCCGCACTTGCTCATCGTTGATATATTTTACGTCAAAGCGGTAGGTTTCTGCCCCGGTCAAAAGGCTTATAAATACCAGCAACGCCGCCAATCCCGGCAACAAACGCGCCAGCCTGAAAAAGCGCGAGTCGCGCAACGCTTGTAACAATTGTCCGCTGCCCTTCACCCCGTATAGGATAAAGATCGGAATCAAAGGCATCAGGTAACGGGCGTGATGGTAAACTACCGGCAACCGCCAAGCATAAAGCAGCAATAATGCGCTCGCCCACACCAGCGGTAGCCAATTAAAACGTACTGACCTACGCGCTATCAGCCAGACAAAGCCGGGAAATAGCGCGATTGCGCCCCCCCTGAGACAAATTTCCACAACAGCGTTTAGCAGATATGCCAGCGCATTCAGCAAATTATGGTCGGAAGTGTAAAAAGCGGTTTTGGCAGAAAAGGTATTGGGCAGCACCGAACCGCTCACGCTGTAATTAAACAGGGCGTAGGGCAGCAACGGCAATAATAAGCCCAAACCCATCAAACCCCATGTTTTGGATAAAACGATTAAGGGCTTGCCTTGCACTGAACGGTTTGCGAAGATTCTGCGTCCCGCTTCGAGTCCAACCAAACCCGCCAACACGATTCCTTCCGGGCGCGTAAGGGTTAGCAAGCCCCCCGCCAGACCCGTCCAAAAAACAGGAGCGTTCGAGAGTGAGAGGCGCAACACCAACATCGAGAGCCACGCAAATAATAGCGTTTCCATGCCGCTTACGCTCGCCCAACCCAATCGCCATTCAAACACGGTAAAAATCAGGGCGACCAGCGCGGCAAAATCCTGTCCCTTTCCGAACAGCAAGCCATATACCCGGTACACCTCCAACGCAGTCAACGCCAGACAAGCTATGCCAAGTAAATACGCCCAAATCATGTAGGTGTCGTTAAACAGGTAGCTCGGAACCAATAGCAGCGTCCAAAGCGGCGCAGTAGAACCGGAGGCAAGTTCGCCGGGGTTATAGCTGAACTCGCCATGCAAAAACAGGTTGCGCGCAAACACCTGATGAATCCAAGCATCATCGAGCGGGAAACCGAAAGGAGTGGCAAGATACGCCCACAGGAGAAATAGCAGCGCCACTGTAAGCGCACCCCCGAAAGCAATTAGGTATGTTCTCGGCTGTAGCTTGCTCATTTTGGTTTACCGGGGATAGCTATTGCCAATTCGTCCATTGTTCGCTGCAAAGCAAGATTGTTGCCAAAGCCGGAAGAAGCCAGCCAACGTCGTAGCTCAGCAATACTAACGCGCCGATTCTGCTGAATTTCGCGCCGTTGTTGCCGGAGGCGTTTCAAGTGGTGCGGATGTAATGCCGCCAATCTTCCCCGCAGAGCGTGAATATCGCGCCGAAATAGCAGCGTATATAGCACAGCCGCCAAATCGTAAAAGAGGATGAGCGGCAAGTAACGCAACAGCAACGCGCCGGGCATATCCTTAAGAATAACCCACAAGCGGTTGCGCCCAAGCTGAAAGCTCTTGAAGGGCGAACCCTGCCCGCCTGTCCCGCTATACAGATGTATCACCTTCGCATCCGGCACATACAGGCTGCGATAGCCCCGCAAACGCAAACGCCACGCTAAATCGGCATCTTCTAGATAGGCAAAGAAAGCCGGGTCAAAAAAGCCTGTTTCCTCGATAGCTTTCCGACGATATAACGCCGCCCCCGCGCACACTCCAAAAATTTCTTCTTCTGCGCCGGGCTTCCACAATTCCCCACCGCGCCCATCCAACGCTAAGCCGTTTTTTCTCACTTCGATTCCCGCGCTGGCGATTCGGGCGCTATCAGAGGCGAACAGCATCGCGCCACAAACCGCCGCCCATTCGTCCGAGCGGTTTTCAAGGCTGTTAACCAGCGTTTCCAGCCAGCATTGGTCGGCTTCGGTATCATTATTCAGAGTGGCAATATAACGCGCTTCGGGGTCGACATGCTTCAAGCCTTCCAGATTGCCACCCGAAAAACCTGTGTTTTGCGCCAATTCCACCAGCTTTAACGTGCCTTCTGCCAGCCACTCCCCGAATTTCTCACGCACCAACGCCGCCGAGCCGTCCACCGAACCATTTTCGACTAGAATGACTTCAAAAGCTCGGTAAGTTTGCCCACGCAGCGCATTAAGACACGGCTCAAGGTAGTCGCGCCCGTTCCAGTTGAGGATTAAAACTGATACATTTATCGGCATGGATAAATAGTACCACATACCGGAAGTTTAGTTAATTCGCCTGACTCCCCCGCATGAAAGCAATTATCACCTGCGCCAATTCCTCGCCCTTATCTTCTTGCAGGAAATGAGCAGCCTCGCTTAGGGTAATGTGCGGTTGATTTTGTGCGCCCGGCACTTTCTTCTGAAAATAGCGGTCACCTCCGCGCGTAATCGGGTCAGAGTCCCCGAAGGCAGTCAAAAAAGGCTTGTCCCACTTTTCTAGCACTTCCCAAGCTTTACGATTCGGCATGCTGGCAGGGTCATCGGGCGTAATCGGAACTAACGCCGGGAATTGGCGCGCCCCGGCTTGATAACGCTCATCGGGAAACGGCGCATTGTAGGCTTGAATTACCTCAGTGGTCAAAGCGGTAGCGCATGCCCCTTTGACTACTCTTCCCGCATCAAAAGTCGGCGCTTCCTGAGAAAAACGCCGCCAGCGCAAAAAAGCTTCGTTAGGCGGTTCATCTCCGGTAGGGAGAAAAGTATTAGCGGTTACAATCCGGGCAAAGCGTTTTTCTTCTTCTGCTGCCACGCGCAACCCGATTAGCCCGCCCCAATCCTGCCCCACCAGCGTAATATTTTTCAAATCAAGTTGCTCGATCAGGCTTTTAACCCAATCCACATGGCGTTGGTAAGTATAATCGGCGCGTTCTGTTGGTTTGTCGGAACGCCCAAAGCCGATTAAATCCGGCGCAATCACGCGATAGCCCGCCTCAACAAAAAGCGGTATCATCTTTCGATAAAGATAACTCCACGATGGCTCACCGTGCAGCAGTAAAACGGTTTCGGCTTCAGGTGCGCCCTCCGCCACATAGTGCATCCGCAAGCCTCCCACCTCTACATAATGGGGGGCGAAGGGGTAGCCGGGCAGATTTTCAAATCTTTCATCAGGGGTTCGTAAATATTCCACAATTTCTCTCCTTTCGTAACTTTGGTAAAGAAAGATTAGTGCAAAGCTGCGCGGCTTGCAAATTCCTGCGAGATTTGCCAGCGTCAAGGGTCAGGGATAAAATGCGCTTGGATTTATAGCTACCGGAAGTTGAAAAATTTAAGGAGAATTAAATGGCTATAGCAAGGGAAAAGCTAATCACGCAGCTTGAGCAAACCACCTCCGCACTTGTTAAGCTGGTAAGCGGTTTAGAGGATAACGCGCTCGATTTCAAGCCCGAAACGGATAGTTGGAGTATTCGCGAAATTCTGGCGCATCTGGTAGATGATGAAATGTATGTAATGCGCTTACGCCTTGTGCGAATTGTAAGAGAAGATTTACCCAATCTCGTACCACACGATGAAAAGAAATGGTATCTCCATCGCAATACCAGCCGCGATAAGTTGGAAGAATTGCTGGAAGATTTCTCAATACAAAGAAGGGCGAGTCTCGGCATAATCCAGATGATGCGAGAGTCTGATTGGATTCGGGAAGGCATTCAGCCTGAATACGGGCAATTCAGCGCGGAGAAATGGCTGGAAAAGTGGGCAGGGCATGACGTAGTCCATCTTAAGCAGATAAACCAGAATCTAGCAGCCTTCCAAAAGTAGCCGGCAGATATAAACTTTAACAAGCGTAACCCTGTTTTAGAGTTATAATTAATATAGGGCTATATATTATTGTTTCTTAAAGTCAGGAGGTGTCCAATGGGGTACACTGAGCGCCTGGAGATTTACCACAAAATTGAGCAAGCCCGTTCGCGCCCACTCATTACCTACGTTACCAGCATCCGACCCAATGTAAACGCCTACATCGCCGGAGATGCTATCTCTGAGCTTATAAAACAAATCAATCTTATTCCACTGAAGGAAACCGCCGTTGATTTTTTAGTCATCAGCAATGGTGGTGACGCTATTGCGGCTGCCCGTATAATCAGCCTATTGCGAGAACGCTTTGAAAAAATAGCGGTGCTAATACCCTATGTCGCTTACAGTGCGGCAACCTTGTTGGCGATGGGAGCGGATGAAATTATAATGC encodes:
- a CDS encoding bifunctional folylpolyglutamate synthase/dihydrofolate synthase, whose product is MNYQQALDYLYSFINYEKSGMPAANPAAYNLERIAYLLELLGNPQANYPSIMIAGTKGKGSTAVLCASALQEAGYRVGLYSQPHLHTYRERIRVDGALISREEVVTLVERLKPYVEQTLEAEASIGRITTYELGTALALQHFADGGVDIAVLEVGLGGRLDAVNVVTPLLSVISSISYDHVEVLGDTLAKIAAEKAGIIKPGGLVISAAQPPEAMAVIESISREQGAKLYRVGEDFTFNATDSVDITSERIKPVEPIILSAPANNAQIEVRLLLRGAHQYANAALAFGALLLQAQSPKGLRITTGAIKAGFEKTHWEARLEVLQDMSNKPLVIADGAHNAESAARLREALASTFNFEKLVFVVGSSSDKDIEGVFRELRRFTAPVSFILTRSRHPRAAVPTMLRDRGFSDNPQAPELVQNIAMALEEAHKLAGKNDLICVTGSLFVAAEAREYYGLALESDGSPD
- a CDS encoding glycosyltransferase family 2 protein, encoding MPINVSVLILNWNGRDYLEPCLNALRGQTYRAFEVILVENGSVDGSAALVREKFGEWLAEGTLKLVELAQNTGFSGGNLEGLKHVDPEARYIATLNNDTEADQCWLETLVNSLENRSDEWAAVCGAMLFASDSARIASAGIEVRKNGLALDGRGGELWKPGAEEEIFGVCAGAALYRRKAIEETGFFDPAFFAYLEDADLAWRLRLRGYRSLYVPDAKVIHLYSGTGGQGSPFKSFQLGRNRLWVILKDMPGALLLRYLPLILFYDLAAVLYTLLFRRDIHALRGRLAALHPHHLKRLRQQRREIQQNRRVSIAELRRWLASSGFGNNLALQRTMDELAIAIPGKPK
- a CDS encoding haloalkane dehalogenase → MEYLRTPDERFENLPGYPFAPHYVEVGGLRMHYVAEGAPEAETVLLLHGEPSWSYLYRKMIPLFVEAGYRVIAPDLIGFGRSDKPTERADYTYQRHVDWVKSLIEQLDLKNITLVGQDWGGLIGLRVAAEEEKRFARIVTANTFLPTGDEPPNEAFLRWRRFSQEAPTFDAGRVVKGACATALTTEVIQAYNAPFPDERYQAGARQFPALVPITPDDPASMPNRKAWEVLEKWDKPFLTAFGDSDPITRGGDRYFQKKVPGAQNQPHITLSEAAHFLQEDKGEELAQVIIAFMRGSQAN
- a CDS encoding DinB family protein → MAIAREKLITQLEQTTSALVKLVSGLEDNALDFKPETDSWSIREILAHLVDDEMYVMRLRLVRIVREDLPNLVPHDEKKWYLHRNTSRDKLEELLEDFSIQRRASLGIIQMMRESDWIREGIQPEYGQFSAEKWLEKWAGHDVVHLKQINQNLAAFQK